The Myxococcus fulvus genome has a window encoding:
- a CDS encoding lamin tail domain-containing protein, translating into MFPHRALAPLLVLLALAACSSDPKPGPDTDPIDQTDAGHTTDGGPRPDAGLEPDGGPVPDSGTDIDAGPIPDSGTDIDAGPIPDSGTDIDAGTLPDAGTLPDAGTDTDAGSLPDAGTDIDAGTLPDSGTDIDAGTLPDAGHEPLVVTTTSLPQARRGKPYFHSLAASGGIGEVSWSITLGALPDGLQLASSSGNLTGTPTTAGGFDLVATATDEGGRTASRSLTLTVTAPTPAILKLGQYNLTYFGSDTQGPPDAQQVEKARDVMLEVGANVWALVEMVDVNDFQSLKSQLPGFRGFLANDPNYVTGSTSPYGASSQKPGILYDSSLTFQRAELLRLGDLNDFANRPPLRVDFLTEIQGTLTPLTVIVVHMRAESADPTGPRASRERASAALKAYLDQNLAGQHVFVVGDWNDDVDESITLDPTTQVPLPTPYQNFVADPEHYTFITRELSLDGEATSIGFENVVDHTLASGPLAARHVPGSTEVIHADEWVPDYLETLSDHRPVVSSYALSSVTEPFIRIEEPVGGANPHPPGSPLEVLWHAWGVDNVHLDVSMDGGATWARAEVFLSAAVGRTTWTLPSTATSNIRVRLVDTSDASLFDVNDAPIVVAEPSGRVIINEVLANEPLVNNTNNVAYEFVELVNVGGTPVDLSGWSLSDAALSRHVFPAGTTLAAGKALVVFGGAAGIPPGRTNAVVASTGALGLSNSNDTVSVRRQDATLVDQYAYTSTVDNVSDNRSPDADPNVTTFKLHNVVSPTGLTSSPGLRADGTAF; encoded by the coding sequence ATGTTTCCGCATCGCGCCCTCGCGCCGCTGCTCGTTCTCCTCGCATTGGCTGCTTGCTCGTCCGACCCCAAGCCGGGTCCGGACACCGACCCCATCGATCAGACCGATGCGGGGCACACCACCGACGGAGGCCCGCGCCCGGACGCGGGCCTCGAGCCCGATGGGGGTCCGGTCCCCGACTCCGGGACGGACATCGACGCGGGACCCATCCCCGACTCCGGCACGGACATCGACGCGGGTCCCATCCCCGACTCCGGGACGGACATCGACGCGGGCACGCTTCCCGACGCTGGCACGCTCCCTGACGCAGGGACGGACACGGACGCAGGCTCGCTCCCCGACGCCGGCACGGACATCGACGCGGGCACGCTTCCCGACTCCGGGACGGACATCGACGCCGGCACGCTTCCCGACGCTGGCCATGAACCGCTCGTCGTCACCACCACGTCGCTGCCCCAGGCCCGCCGCGGCAAGCCGTACTTCCACTCGCTCGCCGCGTCCGGCGGCATCGGAGAGGTGTCCTGGAGCATCACCCTCGGCGCGCTGCCGGACGGACTCCAGCTCGCCTCTTCGAGTGGCAACCTCACCGGGACGCCCACCACCGCGGGCGGCTTCGACCTGGTCGCCACCGCGACGGACGAAGGGGGGCGCACCGCCTCGCGCTCGCTGACGTTGACCGTCACCGCGCCCACGCCCGCCATCCTCAAGCTGGGCCAGTACAACCTCACCTACTTCGGCTCCGACACCCAGGGCCCTCCCGACGCGCAGCAGGTGGAGAAGGCACGCGACGTGATGCTCGAGGTGGGCGCCAACGTGTGGGCCCTGGTCGAGATGGTCGACGTCAATGACTTCCAGTCCCTCAAGAGCCAGCTCCCAGGCTTCCGCGGCTTCCTCGCCAACGACCCCAACTACGTGACGGGCAGCACCTCGCCGTACGGCGCCTCCTCGCAGAAGCCAGGCATCCTCTACGACAGCTCCCTCACCTTCCAGCGCGCGGAGCTGCTGCGCCTGGGAGACCTGAACGACTTCGCCAACCGCCCGCCCCTGCGCGTGGACTTCCTCACCGAAATCCAGGGCACCCTGACGCCGCTCACCGTCATCGTCGTGCACATGCGCGCGGAGAGCGCCGACCCCACCGGGCCTCGCGCCTCCCGTGAGCGCGCGAGCGCCGCGCTCAAGGCGTACCTGGACCAGAACCTCGCTGGCCAGCACGTGTTCGTGGTGGGCGACTGGAACGACGACGTGGACGAGTCCATCACCCTGGACCCGACCACCCAGGTGCCCCTGCCCACGCCGTACCAGAACTTCGTCGCCGACCCGGAGCACTACACCTTCATCACCCGCGAGCTGTCGCTCGACGGCGAAGCCACCTCCATCGGCTTCGAGAACGTCGTCGACCACACCCTGGCCAGCGGCCCGCTCGCCGCCCGCCATGTCCCCGGCTCCACCGAGGTCATCCACGCCGACGAGTGGGTGCCCGACTACCTGGAGACGCTCAGCGACCACCGCCCCGTCGTCAGCAGCTACGCGCTCAGCTCGGTGACCGAGCCCTTCATCCGCATCGAGGAGCCCGTGGGCGGCGCGAACCCGCACCCGCCCGGCAGCCCGCTCGAGGTGCTCTGGCACGCCTGGGGCGTCGACAACGTGCACCTGGACGTGTCCATGGACGGCGGCGCGACCTGGGCCCGCGCGGAGGTCTTCCTCTCCGCGGCCGTGGGGAGGACCACCTGGACGCTCCCCTCCACCGCGACGAGCAACATCCGGGTGCGCCTGGTGGACACGTCGGACGCGAGCCTGTTCGACGTGAACGACGCGCCCATCGTCGTCGCCGAGCCCTCGGGCCGCGTCATCATCAACGAGGTGCTCGCCAACGAGCCGCTCGTCAACAACACCAACAACGTCGCCTACGAGTTCGTGGAGCTGGTCAACGTCGGCGGCACCCCGGTGGACCTCTCCGGCTGGAGCCTCTCCGACGCGGCGCTCTCCCGGCACGTGTTCCCCGCGGGCACGACGCTGGCGGCGGGCAAGGCGCTGGTCGTGTTCGGCGGCGCCGCGGGCATCCCTCCGGGACGGACGAACGCCGTGGTGGCCAGCACCGGAGCCCTGGGCCTGTCCAACAGCAATGACACCGTCTCCGTGCGCCGGCAGGACGCCACGCTCGTGGACCAGTACGCGTACACCTCCACCGTGGACAACGTCTCCGACAACCGCTCGCCGGACGCGGACCCGAACGTCACCACGTTCAAGCTGCACAACGTCGTGTCCCCCACGGGCCTCACCTCGTCGCCGGGCCTGCGCGCGGACGGCACCGCCTTCTGA